From a region of the Mycobacteriales bacterium genome:
- a CDS encoding NAD(P)/FAD-dependent oxidoreductase, translating into MPADRDVDVLIVGAGITGIYQLYRALEAGFSALLLEAGDGVGGTWFWNRYPGARFDSESYTYGYLFSRELFDEWEWSEHFAGQPEIERYLNHVVDRFGLRDHIRLGARVTAATYADGTWTVIAGDGSTTTTQFLVAATGVLSVPFFPDVAGRDDFAGTQLHTGLWPAEPVDFAGKRVAVVGTGSSGVQLVPAILDEVASLTVYQRTPNWCTPLNNAPITEAEQAQLRADFPAIKHILDTSLAGFLHPPGDRKSSDDTPAERLAFYEQMWARPGFGKIVSHYLDLTFDEAANDAWCEFIAAKIRGIVADPAVADRLIPTDHRFGEKRPPFVTGYFEAFNSPKVTLVDLQATPILRLTEAGIETADGVRELDVVVWATGFDFGTGALSRMGIVGADGVALTDHWADGPSTYLGVQTAGFPNFFFPGGPHAAAGNNPRYNGDQVDFVTDLIIAARDRGTRTIEVTPEIEERWTAMIDRAARRPPSFTEKSYYFGTNVPGKPRKYLLNAAGRPKLLALIAESKANDYQPFVFG; encoded by the coding sequence ATGCCTGCCGACCGCGACGTCGACGTACTGATCGTCGGCGCCGGCATCACGGGGATCTACCAGCTCTACCGAGCGCTCGAGGCCGGGTTCTCGGCCTTGCTGCTCGAGGCCGGGGACGGCGTGGGTGGCACCTGGTTCTGGAACCGCTACCCCGGCGCACGGTTCGACTCCGAGAGCTACACCTACGGGTACTTGTTCTCTCGCGAGCTCTTCGACGAGTGGGAGTGGTCGGAGCACTTCGCCGGGCAGCCGGAGATCGAGCGTTATCTCAACCACGTCGTCGACCGGTTCGGGCTGCGTGACCACATCCGGCTCGGCGCGCGCGTCACGGCCGCGACGTACGCCGACGGCACGTGGACGGTGATCGCCGGCGACGGCTCGACGACGACCACGCAGTTCCTCGTCGCAGCGACCGGGGTGCTGTCCGTCCCGTTCTTTCCCGACGTCGCCGGCCGCGACGACTTCGCCGGCACGCAGCTGCACACCGGGCTGTGGCCGGCCGAACCCGTCGACTTCGCCGGCAAGCGGGTGGCGGTCGTCGGCACTGGGTCCAGCGGCGTACAGCTGGTGCCGGCGATCCTCGACGAGGTCGCCTCGCTCACCGTCTACCAGCGGACCCCGAACTGGTGTACACCGCTCAACAACGCGCCTATCACCGAGGCGGAGCAGGCGCAGCTGCGCGCCGACTTCCCGGCCATCAAGCACATCCTCGACACCTCTTTGGCCGGCTTCCTGCACCCGCCCGGTGATCGCAAGTCCTCCGACGACACGCCTGCCGAGCGGCTCGCCTTCTACGAGCAGATGTGGGCCAGGCCCGGCTTCGGCAAGATCGTCAGCCACTATCTCGACCTGACGTTCGACGAGGCCGCCAACGACGCGTGGTGTGAGTTCATCGCCGCCAAGATCCGCGGGATCGTCGCCGACCCCGCCGTCGCAGACCGGCTGATCCCGACCGACCATCGCTTCGGGGAGAAGCGGCCGCCGTTCGTCACCGGCTACTTCGAAGCCTTCAACTCGCCGAAGGTCACCCTGGTCGATCTTCAGGCGACGCCGATCCTGCGGCTCACCGAAGCCGGGATCGAGACGGCGGACGGGGTGCGCGAGCTCGACGTCGTGGTGTGGGCGACCGGTTTCGACTTCGGCACGGGCGCACTGTCGCGGATGGGCATCGTCGGCGCCGACGGCGTCGCGCTGACCGACCACTGGGCGGACGGCCCGTCGACGTACCTGGGTGTGCAGACCGCCGGCTTCCCGAACTTCTTCTTCCCCGGGGGCCCGCACGCTGCCGCTGGCAACAACCCCCGCTACAACGGCGACCAGGTCGACTTCGTCACTGACCTGATCATCGCCGCGCGGGACCGCGGTACGCGAACGATCGAGGTCACGCCGGAGATCGAGGAACGCTGGACCGCGATGATCGACCGCGCCGCCCGCCGGCCACCGTCGTTCACCGAGAAGAGCTACTACTTCGGCACCAACGTCCCCGGCAAGCCGCGCAAGTACCTGCTCAACGCCGCCGGCCGGCCGAAACTGCTCGCACTCATCGCGGAGTCGAAGGCCAACGACTACCAGCCGTTCGTCTTCGGCTGA
- a CDS encoding DUF222 domain-containing protein, protein MLTSETQALADDVARLVAQDVHSLPDVLLLSDTEALLALRRRLDGVLARRLQVLDTRDVTTTERGQSTKTWLVEEHQLSVGDAAARLRVARSAASRPAIVDAMLAGEATQDQAGLILGFLPKLPKAEQRDAAEKELLDAARFADPTLLGRGLRELADRLCLNETAEERAVRAREGRYLTLTDTFDEMVRVDGMLDRVGATILRKALYPLSARAGEVDERTPVQRQADALVELARLTMNAGSLPETAGEPTQVLVTTFLSDLLRSLEAGESCQSSVDGVAITPNTARMFACDAGIIPAVMGGASEVLDLGRSTRTWSRAQRRAAKLRANGHCEAPGCRAAIERCDLHHSDYWSHGGATDLASAIYLCAYHHWLEHHTAWHFSRNKDGTVEVRKT, encoded by the coding sequence TGACCTCGGAAACCCAAGCGCTCGCCGACGACGTCGCGCGCCTGGTGGCCCAGGACGTCCACTCGCTGCCCGACGTTCTGCTGCTGTCCGACACCGAGGCGCTCCTTGCGCTGCGCCGCCGCCTCGACGGCGTACTGGCCCGGCGCCTCCAGGTGCTCGACACCCGCGACGTCACCACCACCGAACGCGGACAGTCCACCAAGACCTGGCTGGTCGAAGAGCACCAGCTCTCCGTCGGTGACGCCGCCGCCCGGTTGCGCGTCGCGCGCAGCGCCGCGTCGCGTCCGGCGATCGTGGACGCGATGCTCGCCGGCGAGGCCACTCAGGACCAAGCCGGCCTGATCCTGGGCTTCCTGCCAAAGCTGCCCAAGGCCGAGCAGCGCGACGCCGCCGAGAAGGAGCTGTTGGATGCGGCCCGGTTCGCCGACCCGACGCTGCTCGGTCGCGGGCTGCGTGAGCTGGCTGACCGACTCTGCCTGAACGAGACGGCCGAGGAACGGGCCGTGCGAGCCCGCGAAGGCCGCTATCTGACCCTGACCGACACCTTCGACGAGATGGTCCGCGTCGACGGGATGCTCGACCGGGTCGGCGCCACCATCCTCCGCAAAGCGCTTTACCCGCTGTCGGCGAGAGCCGGGGAGGTCGACGAGCGCACGCCAGTGCAGCGTCAGGCCGACGCGCTGGTCGAGCTCGCGCGCCTGACGATGAATGCCGGCAGCCTGCCGGAGACCGCCGGGGAACCCACCCAGGTCCTCGTCACGACCTTCCTGTCCGACCTGCTCCGCAGCCTCGAAGCGGGCGAGAGCTGCCAGTCCAGCGTCGACGGGGTTGCGATCACCCCGAACACTGCGCGGATGTTCGCCTGTGACGCCGGAATCATCCCCGCGGTGATGGGCGGGGCGAGCGAAGTCCTCGACCTGGGGCGTAGCACTCGCACCTGGTCACGCGCCCAGCGGCGAGCCGCGAAGCTGCGCGCAAACGGGCACTGCGAGGCGCCCGGCTGCCGCGCCGCGATCGAACGCTGCGACCTCCACCACTCCGACTACTGGTCCCACGGTGGCGCGACCGACCTAGCCAGCGCGATCTACCTGTGCGCGTATCACCACTGGCTGGAACATCACACCGCCTGGCATTTCAGCCGCAACAAGGACGGCACCGTCGAAGTCCGAAAAACGTAG